The following DNA comes from Mycobacteroides immunogenum.
CGGAGGCGGCCGCCGTATCCAACGAGCAGGCGGCATTCCGCGCGGCAGTGTTGGGATTGCCGGAGGAGGAGCGCGGGCCGATGGTCACCAAGGAGCTGGCCAAGGAACTCGCCAATGTCCTGAAAGTCGATGTCGACAGCATCGATCCCAAGGGGCCGATTGCCGATCTGGGGATCGACTCCCTCATGGCGGTGGAGTTCGCGGCGCGTGCGGGCAAGCAGTTGAACATTCAGATCAGTGCGTTCCAGTTCACCCCGGACCTCACCCTCGAGGCGGTGGGTGCCCGGGTAGCGCTACTCATCGCTCAAGGGGTCGGCGATCCCGACCATGATGGGATGTAGTTGGCCGTGACCGTTTCTCAGCCTCCTGCGCCGCTCGAATGCTGGTGGTGGCCCAGGCCATATCAGGCGTCGTTGCCCACTGTGCTGTTTTTCCCGGGCGCCGGTGCGAACCATGCCGGCGAGCAGCACCTCGTTCCGCACCTGGCGGGCGTCAATTTCGGGGTGTGGCGAATGCCCGGGCGCAGTACGCGATCGGAGGAGCCGCCGCCGGAGAACCTGCGCGTACTCGCCGATGAGTGCGCGTCGGCGATCATCGGATTGGGTTGCCGCCGGCCGGTGCTGGCAGGCAAGAGCTTCGGCGGACTGTTCGGATACGCCGTATGTCAAGCACTGGAGTTGCGCGAATTCGAAGTGGGCCGGTTCATTCCGGTGGTGAGTGGGCATCCGTCCCTGTGGCGAATGGATGCTCTGTACGCGAAGACCCGGGGGCACAACCCGCGGCAGCACGCGCTCTGGAGACTCACCAATGACGAGAAGCGCGGTGCGTGGCCGCCGAAGAAGATCGCGGACGAGTCGTTGTTGGCACAGGCGCGGCTTCATGCGGTGATTGATTTCAGCCTTGGCATGCAATCGATTTCGCGCCGCCGGATTGTCACCCCGATCACCGAGGTGAGTGCCAGGGATGACGAGGTACTCCCGAAGTTCGCACCGCCACGCCGGTGGGCCCCGTATACCAAGGGGGAGTTCACGAGCATTCTCGTGACGGGAGGTCATTACTTCTACTGGGCCAATCCCCAGGCCCTCTCGACCATCTTGACGCATGAGGCCGAGTTCGCCCTCAGCGGCTCATTCTCCTAGCCGCTGAGGGCATCATGTAGTTCGTTTCGCGCGTACCGGCTACGGGTTTTCGCGCTGGCAATCCGGACCGGTGTACTGCCAGTTCGGATTGCTCGAGTATTGGCAGCCCGGGCCTACGTACTTCCAATTGGGCGCCGGGGCGGGCAGACGTCCGCCTTCGCCGCGCCAGTCGCGGCCCCCGTACCGCCAGCCCCAGTTGTCGAACCAGCTGTCGGGGTTGACGCAGCCGGTGACGTTTCCTGGTCCCCAGGGCGGTGGGGGTGAGGGGTACGGCCCGTCGAAGCACACATCCGCGGGGGCCGGCGTCGGCTGCGCCGAGGCCGTCGCCGCGTTCATGATCGCGACCGGGGCGGCGATGACGCTCGCTGCTAACACGGCCTGCCCGAGCATGATGATCTTTTTCATCGCACAACCTCCGACGTTGGATGCCGCTGTGATCTCGCAAGATTAACGCACCCGAAGCCGTTTTCCAGGCAATTGCGGTAATTGCGCTCGTTTACGTATGGCAGCGTGAACCTGTCGGTGCCGCCGCGGTCTACCAGTGGTCTTACCGGGCCGGGCGGACGCGGGGTCCTG
Coding sequences within:
- a CDS encoding thioesterase II family protein — encoded protein: MTVSQPPAPLECWWWPRPYQASLPTVLFFPGAGANHAGEQHLVPHLAGVNFGVWRMPGRSTRSEEPPPENLRVLADECASAIIGLGCRRPVLAGKSFGGLFGYAVCQALELREFEVGRFIPVVSGHPSLWRMDALYAKTRGHNPRQHALWRLTNDEKRGAWPPKKIADESLLAQARLHAVIDFSLGMQSISRRRIVTPITEVSARDDEVLPKFAPPRRWAPYTKGEFTSILVTGGHYFYWANPQALSTILTHEAEFALSGSFS